Sequence from the Schaalia sp. 19OD2882 genome:
CTCGTCCAGACACTGGTCACCGCCATCGAACGCGGATCCCCGCTGGCACAGGTGCTGCACGACCAGGCGCGTGACATCCGCGAGAGCGCCCGAACGGCGCTCATGGAAGAGGGGGGCAAACGGGAGATCGCCATGATGGTGCCCGTCGTCTTCCTCATCTTGCCGGTCACGGTCCTTTTCGCCCTGTACCCGGGACTGGTCGTCGTCTCACTGTCACCGTGACCCGTTGCCCGATGCTCTCACCCACCCTGACCCACTGGTACGTCCGAGCCGACACACGAAGGAGAACACCATGTTCCGTCACCGTCCCCACGCCCCCGCGCCTCTGCCCGAGGACCCCGAGAGGGGAGACGTGCCCGGTTGGGTCCTCATCACCCTCATGACCGCCGCCCTGGTGGTGGCCATCTGGACCGTCGCCCAGACGCGGCTCGTCGAGGTCTTCCAGGATGCGCTCAACAAGGTCAGTGGAATCTGAGAACCTCGGCCCGGCGCTCCGCGCACGAGCCGATGACCCGGAGTCGGGATCCCAGGTCGTCTCCCACGTCCTGGTGCAGGTCCTCGTCGTGCTGCTCTTCCTGGGGGCCGTGCAATTGGCCATTTCCCTGCACGTGCGCAATGTCAGCGTCCATGCGGCAGGGGAGGGGTCGCGCCGTGGCGCCCTCCTGGGCGGGGACGAGGGCGAGGCCGTTGCGCGCACCCTCGCCCTGCTCGATTCCATGCTGGGGCCGGATCGTGCCTCGGCCTCGGCCTCGCGCGAGAACGTCGCAGGCTCGGAGGTGCTCACTGTGACCGTGACGACCTCGCTGCCTCTGCTGCTCGACTTGGGCCCCAGGTGGCTCACCGTCAGCGGACGCGCCCTCGTCGAGGAGAGGCCATGAGGCCCCGGGCGAAGCGTCACCCCGAATCCGGAGAGGCCAGTGTCGAGTTCGTCGGCTACTTCGTGGTCCTGGTCATTCCGCTCATCTACTTCATCCTCATGCTCTCCCAGGTCCAGGCCAGCGTCTTCGCCGCCGAGTCCGGGGCCTCCGTGGCCGCCCGCAGCCTGGCGATCCACCGTGACGACACGGGTTTGGCGCGCGCACAGGTCGACTTGGCCTTTGCCGACCATGGACTCGCAGGGCCGGTCGACATGGACGTGGGGTGTCGGATCTGCTCGGGCCCTGAGGAGGACGTGTCGGTTACCGTACGCACCCAGGTGACCTGGCCGCTAGTTCCGGGATGGACGGGTCTGGGTGTGGTGCCGGTGGAGGCGACTTCGACGGTGCGCGTGGACAAGGTGGTCCTCCAATGAGGACTTCGACTTGGATGCGGGTGTCGACAGGGCCCAGGTCGGACGCGCAGGATCCGGAGTCGGGGCGTGTGGGCCTGCTCATCCTGGTGTGCACGATGGTGGTCCTGGCCCTGGTGTCGGTGGGTGCGGTGATCACCACCGTCCACGTCCAACGCTCGCGCCTGCTCACCTGCGCGGACGCTCTCGCAGCGGCGGGGGCCCAGGTGGTGGTGGCCAACGGCTTCTACGCGGATGGGCGGATCACCCCGGGCGTCGGAGAACTTGATCTGGTGCAGGCGCGGGTCCAGGGACTGCTCGACGACTCGGCGGGGACCACGTGCCGGGTGGGTGAGGGGGTGCACCTTGACGGCATGTCGGTCGAGGACAAGGACATTGTCGTCCGGGTCAGCGCCACCGCGCGCTTGGTGGGACTGCCGCCCTTCCTCGGTGCGGCAGTCGCCCCGATCCTCGTCGAGACCTCCTCCGCCCGTCTGGGGTGAGCTTCCCGTGACGGGATCGGTCCTGCCTGACGCAGCCATGACGGAGCGCATTCCCATTCGACGTGACCTTGACCACGCATGTGCGTATTCTGGGGGACTTTGGTCGAATTCATGACCAGATCTTTACCGATCATGTGTCACATGTTGGGAAGAGGGATGATTCTGTGCTGAACAGGGTGCACACTCGACCCATGGCTAACCTTGACATTGAACTCATCACCCCATCTCTTCGTCCGCAGTATCAGGCGATGCTGGACCGCAACCCGGGCCAGACCGAGTTCCACCAGGCAGTCCACGAGGTCCTCATCTCGCTGGAGCCCCTTGTCGGCAAGAAGCCCGAGTACACCGACCTGGCCATCCTCGACCGCGTCATCGAGCCCGAGCGTCAGATCATGTTCCGTGTCCCGTGGGCCGACGACGCCGGGAACGTCCACGTCAACCGTGGCTTCCGCATCGAGTTCAACTCGGCCCTCGGGCCGTACAAGGGTGGACTGCGCTTCCACCCGTCGGTGAACCTGTCCATCATCAAGTTCCTCGGCTTCGAGCAGATCTTCAAGAACGCCCTGACCGGCCTGCCCATCGGCGGCGGCAAGGGCGGCTCCGACTTCGACCCCAAGGGCCGTTCGGACGCCGAAATCATGCGTTTCTGCCAGTCCTTCATGACCGAACTCCAGCGCCACATCGGCCCCGACACCGACGTGCCCGCCGGTGACATCGGTGTGGGAGGCCGCGAGATCGGCTACCTCTTCGGGCAGTACAAGCGCATCCGCAACCGCTTCGACGCGGGCGTCCTGACCGGCAAGGGCCTGACCTGGGGCGGCTCCCAGGTGCGCACAGAAGCCACCGGTTACGGCCTGGTCTTCTTCGCCCAGGAGATGCTCGCGGCCGCAGGCACGTCC
This genomic interval carries:
- a CDS encoding ABC transporter; amino-acid sequence: MESENLGPALRARADDPESGSQVVSHVLVQVLVVLLFLGAVQLAISLHVRNVSVHAAGEGSRRGALLGGDEGEAVARTLALLDSMLGPDRASASASRENVAGSEVLTVTVTTSLPLLLDLGPRWLTVSGRALVEERP
- the gdhA gene encoding NADP-specific glutamate dehydrogenase — encoded protein: MANLDIELITPSLRPQYQAMLDRNPGQTEFHQAVHEVLISLEPLVGKKPEYTDLAILDRVIEPERQIMFRVPWADDAGNVHVNRGFRIEFNSALGPYKGGLRFHPSVNLSIIKFLGFEQIFKNALTGLPIGGGKGGSDFDPKGRSDAEIMRFCQSFMTELQRHIGPDTDVPAGDIGVGGREIGYLFGQYKRIRNRFDAGVLTGKGLTWGGSQVRTEATGYGLVFFAQEMLAAAGTSFEGRTCVVSGSGNVAIYAIEKLQQLGAKVLACSDSSGYVVDENGIDVALLKDVKEVRRGRIADYAAERSSARVVTDGSIWDVPCDVALPCATQNELHQDDARTLVKNGVILVAEGANMPTTPEAIDVLQGAGVLYAPGKASNAGGVATSALEMQQNSGRTSWTFDVAEKRLHEIMVDIHRQCLDTAAEYGKPGDYVAGANLAGFIKVADAMVAHGLI